The Clostridium aceticum genomic interval AGATAAACAAGAAAGATTCTAATGCCTACTAAAGGGGGATGAAAATGGATCATTTAACGAAACTTGAAAACAAGTCCATTCATATTTTAAGAGAAGCCTATGCAAATTTCAAGGACTTAGGTATGCTCTGGTCTATTGGGAAAGATAGTACTGTACTTCTACACCTTGCGAGAAAAGCTTTCTTTGGTCATGTACCCTTTCCACTCATTCATATAGATACCAACTATAAGATTCCAGAGATGATTGCCTACAGAGATAACTATGCAAAAAAATGGAAGCTTGATATGATTTATGGACAAAACATAGAAGCTTTACAAGCAAAAAACACATTCCCAGATGGAAATTGTTCAAGACTAGAGTGCTGTAAATTGTTAAAAACAGAAGCCCTAAGGGATACACTCAACGGTACTGGTCCAAGATTTAGGTTAAATCATGAAACTGGTGAGTATGAACGAGAAAAAAATCCCACCGCCTTTACAGGGGTGATTGTTGGAGTACGTTCGGATGAAGAAGGTTCTAGATCCAAAGAGCGGTATTTTTCTCCTAGAAATCAAACAAATGATTGGAATATCGGGGAACAACCTCCAGAGTTTTGGAATCAATATAAAACAGATTTTGCACCTGGTACACATGTAAGAATACATCCTCTTCTTGATTGGACAGAATTAGATCTTTGGGAATATATTCAACGGGAAAATATTCCGATGGTTTCCTTATATTTTGACCAAGGGGAAGGAAAAAGATACAGATCACTGGGCTGTGGACCATGTACTTTGGCAGTAGAGTCAACTGCCAGCACGGTAGAAGAAATTGTAGAGGAACTAAGAACCGGCAAATTTTCTAATATTGCCGAGAGAAGCGGTAGGGCACAGGATAAAGAAGACGGTGGAGGTTTAGAAGAGCTAAGGAAAGCTGGATATATGTAAATGCAACATGGATGTGGGATAAATATGAGTGGCGTAGCGGAAATAATAGCAAGGGATGGGATGGATCATGAACAATAACTTGAACAAGAATCAACTATCAATGGTAAAACCTCAGCAAGTAAATATAAATGAAAATATGAATATTGTTATTGTAGGGCATGTAGATCATGGGAAAAGCACTATTATAGGCAGACTTTTAGCTGATACCAATTCATTGCCACAAGGGAAGTTAGAGCAAGTAAAGGAAACTTGTAGAAGGAATGCAAAACCATTTGAGTATGCTTTTTTATTAGATGCTTTAAAGGATGAGCAAGCACAGGGCATTACAATAGATGCTGCTAGGGTGTTTTTTAAAACACAAAAAAGAAAATATATTATTATAGATGCCCCTGGACATATTGAATTTTTAAAAAATATGGTTACTGGTGCAGCAAGGGCAGAAGCAGCTTTATTGGTGATTGATGCCAAGGAAGGGGTAAGAGAAAACTCAAAAAGACATGGTTATCTACTATCTATGCTAGGAATCAAACAAGTTGTTGTTCTCATAAATAAAATGGACCTTGTAGATTATCGACAGGAAAGATATGAGGAGATTGTAGAAGAATACAAAACCTTTCTTTCAGAAATTGGCGTAGAAGCAGAATCCTTTATTCCCATCAGTGGTTTCATGGGAGAGAACATCGCCTCAAGCTCTGATAAAATGCCTTGGTATCATGGAAGGACTGTATTAGAAAAGCTAGATGGATTAGAAAACAAAGAGGATGTTAAAGATCAAGTGTTTAGAATGCCTGTACAAGGCATATATAAATTTACTGCTAATGGAGACGATAGAAGGATTATAGCAGGAACCATTGATACAGGTAAAATAACTGTAGAAGATGAAGTGATTTTTTACCCCAGCGGCAAAAAGTCAAAAGTAAAATCTGTAGAGAGATTTCATGCGGCAAAGATGGATGAGGATATAGCCGGCAGTGCCACTGGATTTACCCTAGAAGAACAGATTTATATTACTAGAGGGGAATTAGCCTGTATAGCAGGAGAAAACCCACCAGAGGTCTCCACCCAAATTAAAACAAAGCTATTTTGGTTGGGGAAAGAAGATTTAAATAACAAAAGAGATTATTACTTGAAGCTGGGAACACAGAAGGTGAAGGCTGAGCTTCAGGAGGTAGTAACGGTTCTTGATGCCTCTACTTTATCTAAAACAGAGAGACAATATGTGCAAAGGCATGAAGTAGCAGAAGTAGTGTTTAAGCTAGAGAAAGCCATTGCTTTTGATAAAGCAGAAAATTCAACAGAAACCTCTAGATTTGTTCTTATCGACAACTACGAAATATCCGGCGGTGGAATTATCGTAGATAGTTTGAAAAGTCAAGAGGGATTGTTAGATGAAAAAATCCATCAGGAAAAGGTAACATGGAGAGAAGAGGCTGTTACAAGACAGGAAAGAGCTAGTCGATATGCACAAAAACCTATGATGCTTATGATCTCTGGTAAAAAAGATTTAAAGAAAAAGTCTATTGCAGCATATCTTGAAAGAGGACTTTTTACGGAGGGAAGAAATGTTTATTATCTTGATACAGAAAGTTTGTCTCATAGATTCGGAGAAGGTATGCAAGAGGAAAGTAGTAAAGAACATTTAAAGCATGTTGCTGAAGTAGCCAATGTGCTGTTAAACGCAGGGAATATTCTGATCACAGTTATAGATCACCTGCAAACAGAAGATATCAATGTATTAAGTAAAGTGTTGGATTTTAGACAGCTAAAGCTAGTATGGATAGGAGATATAGAAGAGGATACACCTCCTATAGATATACATGTAGAAGAAAATGAACCAAAGGAAATTATCTATGAAAAAGTTAAAAAAATCTTAATAGAAAACAGAGTTATTTTTGAGGGATTATAATAGAGATATCACTAGTGTTAACTTAAGTCATAATTTGTCATCCAGAGGGGAGCAAAGCGGAGTCGAAGGGTCTTAGTGTTAGCAAAATGACAGTTCGAGAGAATTCTGGCAATAATTGTGTTAAGTTAACACCTATGAAAGAGATATAAAAGCAACTAATCGAAGCTGACTGTAAAATGGTCAGCTTTTTTGGCTCTTTCACTTGGTGAATATTTATAGTATAATTATTAGTTGTATTACAAGTTTCGGCAAAATACTTAGTTATTTATTGAATTACATAGGTAGATAGGAGAGGTAACATGAAAAAACGAATTGATGAAGTAAATATATTAAGAGCAATTGCTTGTCTAGCAGTAGTCATGGTACATATCTCTGCTATTCCTGTATCTACACTGCAAAGTGACAGTATTCATATGAAAATATTTTCTTTATTAAATCGTAGTGTTAAGTTTACCACACCAACATTTATTTTTTTAAGTGGGTTAACATTATTTTATAGTTACAAGGATAAAAGGTTGCATTATTTTAGCTTTTTAAAAAAGAGACTTTCTATTACTTTGATTCCTTATTTCGTATGGACACTTATATACTATAAATACTTTATTCATGAAGGCTATTACGTTTTCTCATGGAGCTTTCTTATAGAAAATATTTTGTTAGCGGATATGAGTTATCATTTATATTTTATTTTGACGATTTTACAGTTTTATTTGCTTTTTGGTGTGTTTTTATATGCTTTCAAAAAATTTCCTTCGCATTTTGTTTTGGGAACTTTATTCGTCATCAGTTTGTTAACGATTAAATATGTACGCTTTCCCTATATGGATCGTTTCTTTGCGAGGCATGTATTTTTCTTTGGTTTAGGTTGTTATGCAGCTATGAATATAGACATGCTTCGGGAAAAACTATTGAAGTACCAGTACCTGATTACAGCAGGATATATTGGTATAAGCAGCTATTATGGCTATCAGTTCTACCAATACTATGGCTTAGGAAAACCAATAAAAAGTTTTACTATAGAATTAACATGGACTATTTTTTGCTTTATTGCAATCATGTTCTACTATGTAGTAGCTTATCATATAGCCAATAAACAAAACAGCATTTTAAATAAAACCCTAAAAAAGGTTGCAAAAGCTTCATATTATGTATATTTAAGCCACCCACTAGGGATATTTCTATCTGAAAAGTTCTTAACTAATGCAGGGATGCTTTCTATTACTAGGAGGTTTTTACTAAATGTCATTATTGTATATGGAACAGTGGTGCCTTTAGCCATATTATATACTTCTTTAAAAGGTAATCTTACACAGAATTACAAGAGTAGAAAACTTAAAAAGACTACTTTACAGGCAGATTTGTAAAAAATATTTTATTCTAGAGGGGGCATATATGAAGACATTAATTATGAGAAAATACGTTTCTGTTGTATTCGCTATAGTCATTGTTGTGGTTTTAGGGTATGTGGCAAGGGTAAGTTTATATCGAGATACGGGTGTGGGAGAAGGCTACGGGGGTGATCTACCTATAGATGAGGTTTATGCTGATAGTAGTGAAGGATCTAAGACTTATGCAAGGGAGATACCGGTACTAACTTACCATCATATATTAACAGAAGAAGAGAATCCTTATCCAGACAATGGGATGATTATTTCTGTAGAATTATTTGAGAAGCATATGAAGTATTTACATAATGAGGGTTTTCATACGATAACTTTAAAAGAACTAGAGCTTTTTCTGAAGAATGAAATCAGGCTGCCGGAAAAAAGTGTATTGATCACCTTTGATGATGGATATAAGAGCAATATTGTACATGCCTATCCAATATTAAAAAAATATAATCAAAAAGCAGCTATTTTTATCATTTCTAGCTATATTACTGATGAGACTGTAGCCTTTAACCCTGAAATTTTACAGTATGCCAGTTGGGAGGAACTAGAAAAGTCTAATGATGTTTTTGAGTATGGTTGTCATACCCATGATTTTCATCATTTAGAAGACGATGAAGGCTACTTGTTAACAAAAAGTAGAGAAGCTGTAAGGGAAGATCTAAGAGTCAATTTAGAGATGATGCAAAGTCCTTATTTTGCCTACCCCTATGGACACTATAATCAAGAGGTGATTGATGTTTTAAAAGAGTTAGGCTATCACATGGCCTTCACTGTTGAAGAAGGAAATGTACAACATGGAGATAATAGATTTAAGCTTAAGAGAAGAAATGTATATTCCTTTACTAGCTTGAAGGATTTTAAAAGGTTGCTAAAACCTGTTAGATAAGATATGGTTATTGTAGCTTTATAGCTTCAGCTAACAAAAATAAAGAAAAGTAGTTTTTAAGAAATGTCACTTTCAAAAATGGAGAAAGTGACATTTTTTCATTGCTACAAGCCAAGGATTCAGGTGTGAAGTGTTTTGTAGTTTATTTTGATAATAAAGGTGAAATTTTTTTATGAAATTAGTTAACTTAAAAAATAAATAAAGTTGACAATAATAAAGCCTCTAGCTATACTATTAATAGCCAAAATAATACATAAATGTTAACAATTCAAAGAGTAAAGTAGCTTTCATGATAGCAAAGATCAGTATTTACTGTTAACAAAGGCATCTACTTGACAAAAAAACAGTAGGGTTTTAGAAAAAAATTGAAGTAATTGGGAGGAGATTCTATGCATCATTATATAACAGTGTTGGGTGAAAAAATTTTAGCCGGAGGTCAAATAAATTATGAGGAGGCTTTAGCTTTGGAAAGAGTTCAAGGGGCTGATCTCTATTTTCTTTCTGCCTATGCCTCTAAAATTAGAGAAGTGTATCAAGGAGATCGAGTAGACCTTTGCTCCATCGTCAGTGCTCGTATAGGTGGGTGTAAAGAAAATTGTGCCTTTTGTTCTCAATCTGTCCATCATGAAACAGGCACAAAAGTAGAAGTGAACTTTAATAAAAATGAAATTTTAAAAAGGGCGAAAACTATGGAAGCAGCAGGGGTACACCGATTTGATATTGTAACCAGCGGTAAAGGATATAAGTTAGGTGATCCTGAATTTGCTGCCCTTTTAGATATTTTTAAAAAATTGCGTAAGGAAACTAAATTGCAGTTATGTGCCTGTTTGGGGGTTATTGGAGAGGCAGAGGCTCGAGCTATTAAAGATGCAGGGGTTACGAGGTACAATCATAATCTAGAAACTGCCGAGAGCTTCTTTCCTCAAGTTGTTTCTACCCACAGCTATAAGGAGAGGGAGAAAACCCTTATGGCGGTTAAAAAAGTTGGTATGGAGGTTTGTTGCGGAGGGATTATCGGCATGGGGGAGACTTTTGCTCAAAGGGTTGAATTTGCTTTTGCACTTAGAGATTTAGGGGTTGATTCCACACCTTTAAATGTATTGAATCCTATCCTAGGCACACCTTTAAATGTATTGAATCCTATCCTAGGCACACCGTTAGAAAGTAAGAAACCACTTTCTCCCTTGGAAGTACTGAAAACCATAGGGATGTTTAGGTTTGTTTTGCCTAAGACCAATATAAGGTTTGCTGGTGGTCGGGAAGTAAATCTGCGAAGTCTTCAGGCATTAGGACTTGTTTCGGGGATCAATGGCATGCTTACAGGAAATTACCTTACCACAAAAGGTCAGGGAATTTCAGAGGACCTAGCAATGATTGAAGACTTGGGACTTAAGTATTAACTCACAATTGGAAAAAGGAGGAAATTATGTGAATAAAACAAGAGAGATAACATTAATAAGCTTGTTAGCAGTGATCATTGCAATTTCAGGGTCCTTTAAAATACCGGGACCTTTACCGGGAACAGAATTTCAGTTGTCTGCACCTATAGCAGTGGCTATTGCAGTGTCTTTTGGATTCAAGAGATACATACTAGCCGGCATGATCGCTAGTGCCATTACTTTAACGCTTGGAACCCATACGATTATTAATGTAGTGATTGCTATGGTATTTAGAGTTGTGGCGGGAGGAATCCTGCACTTCTTTAAGCCTAGATTTATATCTATTACTATTGCAGGGCCATTAGGATCTATAGTGGCAAGGATGGTACTGGGATTGCTGTTGAAGAGTCCTATTGGTGTAATGATCATAGCAGGGTTGCCAGGAATGCTATATACTGCTATAACTGCTTGGTCTTTAAGTAAACTGCTGATTAAGATAAAAAGTTATACTCCTTTTAGAGAGATGTCCTATGAAGGAAAATCTATATAGTGTGAAAATGAGGGCCGCCAGAAAAGGAAAACATATTTCAGGCGGAGAGAAAATTGTCTTAGAACAAGAGGTAGAAAGTGTAGTGCAGCAACTAACAATAAGAGCGCTAGATCATAGTAAAGGTAGGCCAGATTTTATAAATATAACCATACAAAATATAGCGGATGAGACTATTGAATATATTGCCCCTCTAGATATAACAACGATTATGGTAGATGATTATATTCAGGGAAGAGAATGTGCAGTGAAAGTACTGCAAAAAATTGGCTTATCCTATAAAGCCTCTCAAACAATACTCAATATATTAAAGACTTGCAATCCTATGAGAGGAGCAGTACTTCTAGATATTCACTCTTTAGAAAGGATTGAACCAGATAAAGACAGGGGATTGAGGGCTACCAACATTGATTGGAGCTTTAGATTAAAAAAAGATTTAGATAGCGTATTAGAAAAAGAGGGCTTAAATAATAGTCATGTAAAAGAGGCGGTTGCACTTGCAAGCAAAGTTTCAAATGCTTCAGGCATTGTTGCTGAATTGTGCTGGTCAGATGACCCACATTATGTTACTGGTTATGTAGCATCTCAAAACACGGGCTATGTTAGAATCAGCAAATTAAAGGCTTTAGGGGATGCTACCGGTGGAAGAATCTTTTGCTTTGATGCATCAAAGACATCTATAGAAGCATGCATAGAATATTTACAAGAGAAAGTGACACTAGTCAATAAGCTACCAGCAGTAAAAGGTTGTATCTCCTATAAGGATTTTTCGGGGGAAACGTAGATGAGGTTTATAGATGAATACTTAAAGGATATAAAAGATAGAGGGTTATATAGGGAGTTTAAATTTTTTAGTGGTCCCCAAAGTAAATATATATCAATAAGGGATAGAAAAGTGTTATTAATGGCTTCTAATAATTACTTGGACCTATGTAATGATGATAGATTAAAGGAGGCAGCAGAGGCAGCAATTCGTACATATGGAGTAGGGTCAGGGGGATCTAGACTAACGACAGGAAGCTATGAACTTCATGATCAACTGGAAAAGAAGATAGCTGATTTCAAGAATACAGAGGCAGCCATTCTTTTTAATACAGGATATATGGCAAATATAGGCACCATAACAGCGATAGCAGATAAGGAATGGACTCTATTTAGTGATGCATTAAACCATGCAAGCATTATTGATGGATGCAGGTTAAGTGGGGCTAAGATTGTTGTCTATAAGCATTGTGATATGGAGGACTTGCAGAAGAAAATAAAGGCTTATGAAGGCAATAAGAGACTCATTGTGACAGACGGCGTATTTAGTATGGATGGGGACATAGCACCATTAGATAAAATAATAGCGCTAGCTAAAGAAAATAACATCTTAACAATGGTTGACGATGCTCATGGTACAGGGGTTTTAGGTGACAATGGCACAGGCTGTGTAGAATATTTCAATTTTAAGGAGCAGGTGGATATACAGGTAGGAACCCTTAGTAAAGCCCTTGCCAGTGAAGGAGGATTTGTGGTTGGCAGCAAAAGTCTGGTGACCTATTTAAGACATAAAGCTCGGAGTTTTATTTATTCAACTGCATTATCTCCAGCTACGATTGCAGTTTCATTGTGTTCTTTAGATATTGTAAAAAATGAAAAAAACAAAAGAATTAGACTTCTTGAGAATGCACAATGGTTTCAAGGGGAATTAAGGAAACTAGGATTTCGTGTTTTGGAAAGTAATACAGCAATTATCCCACTTATTATAGGAAGTGCGGAAAAAGCTACAAAATTAAGTGAAAAATTGTTTAAAAAAGGTATTTTTATTACAGCAATTAGACCACCTACTGTACCGGAGGATACTAGTCGATTGAGGATTACATTGATGGCTACTCACAGTAGGGAAGAACTCAAGCATGTTTTAGATAGTTTAAAAGAGGCAGGAATGGAATTAGGTATTATCTAGTTTATAAGTGTGCTGAAAGGAGGCAGGACTTTGGGAAAAGGACTGTTTATCGTAGGAACAGATACTGATATAGGAAAGACCTTTGTTACAGCAGGAATGACCCATCTTTTAAGGAAAAACAGTTTTAAAGCAATAAGTTTTAAACCAGTACAAAGTGGAGGGATCCTTAAAAATGACAAGTTAGTAGCTACAGATGCAGCCTTCGCAAAGGAAGTAGCTGCCATAGAGGAAGAGGATGTTGTCATGAATAGTTACTGCCTAAAGGAGGCAGTATCGCCTCATATAGCTGCTGAACAGGAGAAGGTGAAGATCGATATTAATAAAATCATTGATGATTATGAGAGGTTGAAGGCAGCCTATGATTATGTGCTGGTAGAAGGTGCAGGTGGGGTGGTGGTACCGTTGATTAGGGATCGATACTATATTTACGACATGATCAGGGATTTTAATGTTCCTGTTGTAGTTGTTGCAAGGGCTGGAGTAGGAACGATTAATCATACTGCACTAACGGTGGATTTTCTTAAGAAACTAGGGGTGGAGATAAAGGGATTTGTGATCAATCAATATCATGGAAGCTATTACGAAAAAGATAACATAGAAGTGATTAAGAAGATTACAGGACTAAATGCTGTAGCTATCATTCATAAAATTGATTTAAAAGAAGAGCAGGAAGCTGTGATCAATATAAGAAAAATCTTTGAAAAAAGTTTAACAGTAGAAGGGGTTTTGAATTTGTTTGATTAAGTATTGAATCTAAAATCAATAAACAAAGTCATAGATAACAACTCAAGCTAATTATTTCAAAAAATCCTCTCAAGTTGTTATCCTGAGCATAGCGAAGGATCTTGCAATAGGGAAGAAGCTTGTTGCTCTGAATCAGACTATAGAAAGATTTTTAAACGACAAATTATGATCTAAATTAACGCTAATGTAAAAAAAGTTGAGCTGTACAAGGAGAAGATAGAATGAGTGAGATGAGGAATTTTCAAAAGAGGGATTTAAAGTACATTTGGCATCCTTGTTCACAAATGAAGGATTATGAAACTTTCCTTCCTATTGTCATCAAGCGGGGAGAAGGGGTATTTCTTGAAGACATGGATGGAAAGAAGTACTTAGATGCAGTATCATCATGGTGGGTAAATTTGTTTGGACATTCCAATCAACGAATAAATGATGCATTATATACCCAAGCCAACAAATTAGAACACGTTATTTTTTCAAACTTTTCTCATGAGCCTGCTATAGCCTTAGCAGAGAAAATCATTGGAGTTTCACCGAAGGGTCTAAGTAAAGTGTTTTTTGGCGACAATGGCTCTTCAGCCGTAGAAATTGCCTTAAAGCTTAGTTTTCAATATCATCAGCAAATTGGTAAAACCAAGAAAACAAAATTTGCAGCCTTAACAGATGCCTACCATGGAGAGACTATAGGTGCACTTTCTGTAGGAGGTGTGGATTTATATAATAAAATATATAAACCACTACTTCTAGATGTTACTAGAGTGCAGGGACCAGACTGTTTCAGATGTGCATATGGAAGAAATAGAGATGATTGTAGTGTTGAATGCTTTCAGCATATGGAAAAAACAATCGAAGAACAACATGAAGGAATCACTGCCATGATCATAGAGCCGATGGTACAGGCGGCGGCTGGCATGAAAATATATCCTGCAGAATATCTTAAAAAGTTGAGAAAATTATGTGATAAATATGATATAAACCTCATTGCGGATGAAATAGCGGTTGGATTTGGAAGAACGGGAGAAATGTTTGCCTGTAATCATGCTGGTATTTCCCCAGACATCATGTGTGTATCTAAAGGATTAACAGCAGGCTATTTGCCTTTGTCTTTAACCATGATGTCAGATAAAATCTATGATGCCTTTTATGATGATTATCCTACTATGAAGGCGTTTTTACATAGTCATAGTTATTCAGGCAATCCCCTTGGCTGTGCTGTTGCTGTAGAAACCCTAAAGATATTTGAGGAAGAAAATATCATAGAGAAAAATAAAGTAAAATCGAAATTATTAAAAATAAAGGTTCAGGAAATGATAGAAGATCTTCCTTATGTAGGAGAATTTAGGCAAATTGGAATGATTGGAGCTATTGAGCTAGTGAAGGATCAAACAACTAAGGAAGAGTTTGATTGGAGGCGGCGTGTAGGATACGAAATATATAAAATAGCTGTTCAAAAGGGTGTTTTATTAAGAGCTTTAGGAAATATTATTTATTTTATGCCGCCTTATGTAATAAACGATGATGAGATTCAATTGATGATTAAAGTAGCAAGGGACTCTATTTTAGCGTACTTCAGCTAAAATCCATAGTTAGATCGCTGAGTTTCTTTCTACTGCAGTTTTAAAATGTCTGTAAAAATATTCAGAAGGGTATAAAAATTTTATGGTTGCTAGGAATGGAAAAAACATATTATATGGAGAAAATTGGCACATTAATACCTTCCTACGTAACCCCACTCAGTAGATATTTCTGGGTTGTTGGGTCACCAGTCATTTCCAACCAAAAAATTCGCATTATAAAACTGCATATTACAAATTCTATATTGACAGGTATTTACTACAAAATGTATAATTATAAGAAATGTTTTATTTTTATGAGTATATTCGTATGCAATAATTCATAATATTTCTATGCAGAAAAAATAATGAGGAAAAGAGGTATTACTTATGCCAAAGCGTTTAGACATTAACAAGATTATGATCATTGGTTCAGGACCAATTATCATTGGACAAGCTGGTGAATTCGATTATTCAGGTACACAGGCCTGCAAAGCCCTTAGAAACCTAGGTTATGAGATTGTATTAGTAAATTCTAACCCTGCCACTATTATGACTGATCCAGGTACCGCTGATGCAACCTATATTGAACCCCTTAATGTAAAAAGATTAACGGAGATTATTGAGAAGGAACGACCTGATGCATTATTACCAAACTTAGGAGGGCAATCAGCTCTAAACCTTAGTATAGAATTAGAGAAAGCTGGTGTGTTGAAAAAGTACGCAGTAAAGGTCATCGGTGTTCAGTTAGATGCTATAGAAAGAGGCGAAGACCGTATCGTATTTAAAGAAGCCATGAAAAAGCTGGGTATTGAAATGCCTAAAAGTGAACCTGCCTATAGTGTAGAGGAAGCGGAAGAAATCGCTAAGAAGCTTGGTTTTCCTGTGGTTATAAGACCTGCCTATACGATGGGGGGCACAGGCGGTGGACTTGTCTATAATATTGATGAGCTAAGACTGATTGCTAAGCGTGGAATTGCGGCAAGTATTGTAGGTCAAATTCTTGTAGAAGAATCTGTTTTAGGCTGGGAAGAACTAGAATTAGAAGTAGTTCGAGATGCCAATAATAAAATGATAACAGTATGTTTCATAGAAAATGTTGATGCTATAGGTGTGCATACGGGAGATTCTTTTTGTACAGCTCCTATGCTAA includes:
- the bioB gene encoding biotin synthase BioB, with the translated sequence MHHYITVLGEKILAGGQINYEEALALERVQGADLYFLSAYASKIREVYQGDRVDLCSIVSARIGGCKENCAFCSQSVHHETGTKVEVNFNKNEILKRAKTMEAAGVHRFDIVTSGKGYKLGDPEFAALLDIFKKLRKETKLQLCACLGVIGEAEARAIKDAGVTRYNHNLETAESFFPQVVSTHSYKEREKTLMAVKKVGMEVCCGGIIGMGETFAQRVEFAFALRDLGVDSTPLNVLNPILGTPLNVLNPILGTPLESKKPLSPLEVLKTIGMFRFVLPKTNIRFAGGREVNLRSLQALGLVSGINGMLTGNYLTTKGQGISEDLAMIEDLGLKY
- a CDS encoding GTP-binding protein — its product is MNNNLNKNQLSMVKPQQVNINENMNIVIVGHVDHGKSTIIGRLLADTNSLPQGKLEQVKETCRRNAKPFEYAFLLDALKDEQAQGITIDAARVFFKTQKRKYIIIDAPGHIEFLKNMVTGAARAEAALLVIDAKEGVRENSKRHGYLLSMLGIKQVVVLINKMDLVDYRQERYEEIVEEYKTFLSEIGVEAESFIPISGFMGENIASSSDKMPWYHGRTVLEKLDGLENKEDVKDQVFRMPVQGIYKFTANGDDRRIIAGTIDTGKITVEDEVIFYPSGKKSKVKSVERFHAAKMDEDIAGSATGFTLEEQIYITRGELACIAGENPPEVSTQIKTKLFWLGKEDLNNKRDYYLKLGTQKVKAELQEVVTVLDASTLSKTERQYVQRHEVAEVVFKLEKAIAFDKAENSTETSRFVLIDNYEISGGGIIVDSLKSQEGLLDEKIHQEKVTWREEAVTRQERASRYAQKPMMLMISGKKDLKKKSIAAYLERGLFTEGRNVYYLDTESLSHRFGEGMQEESSKEHLKHVAEVANVLLNAGNILITVIDHLQTEDINVLSKVLDFRQLKLVWIGDIEEDTPPIDIHVEENEPKEIIYEKVKKILIENRVIFEGL
- a CDS encoding acyltransferase, producing the protein MKKRIDEVNILRAIACLAVVMVHISAIPVSTLQSDSIHMKIFSLLNRSVKFTTPTFIFLSGLTLFYSYKDKRLHYFSFLKKRLSITLIPYFVWTLIYYKYFIHEGYYVFSWSFLIENILLADMSYHLYFILTILQFYLLFGVFLYAFKKFPSHFVLGTLFVISLLTIKYVRFPYMDRFFARHVFFFGLGCYAAMNIDMLREKLLKYQYLITAGYIGISSYYGYQFYQYYGLGKPIKSFTIELTWTIFCFIAIMFYYVVAYHIANKQNSILNKTLKKVAKASYYVYLSHPLGIFLSEKFLTNAGMLSITRRFLLNVIIVYGTVVPLAILYTSLKGNLTQNYKSRKLKKTTLQADL
- a CDS encoding polysaccharide deacetylase family protein, which produces MKTLIMRKYVSVVFAIVIVVVLGYVARVSLYRDTGVGEGYGGDLPIDEVYADSSEGSKTYAREIPVLTYHHILTEEENPYPDNGMIISVELFEKHMKYLHNEGFHTITLKELELFLKNEIRLPEKSVLITFDDGYKSNIVHAYPILKKYNQKAAIFIISSYITDETVAFNPEILQYASWEELEKSNDVFEYGCHTHDFHHLEDDEGYLLTKSREAVREDLRVNLEMMQSPYFAYPYGHYNQEVIDVLKELGYHMAFTVEEGNVQHGDNRFKLKRRNVYSFTSLKDFKRLLKPVR
- the bioD gene encoding dethiobiotin synthase, whose protein sequence is MGKGLFIVGTDTDIGKTFVTAGMTHLLRKNSFKAISFKPVQSGGILKNDKLVATDAAFAKEVAAIEEEDVVMNSYCLKEAVSPHIAAEQEKVKIDINKIIDDYERLKAAYDYVLVEGAGGVVVPLIRDRYYIYDMIRDFNVPVVVVARAGVGTINHTALTVDFLKKLGVEIKGFVINQYHGSYYEKDNIEVIKKITGLNAVAIIHKIDLKEEQEAVINIRKIFEKSLTVEGVLNLFD
- a CDS encoding 6-carboxyhexanoate--CoA ligase; protein product: MKENLYSVKMRAARKGKHISGGEKIVLEQEVESVVQQLTIRALDHSKGRPDFINITIQNIADETIEYIAPLDITTIMVDDYIQGRECAVKVLQKIGLSYKASQTILNILKTCNPMRGAVLLDIHSLERIEPDKDRGLRATNIDWSFRLKKDLDSVLEKEGLNNSHVKEAVALASKVSNASGIVAELCWSDDPHYVTGYVASQNTGYVRISKLKALGDATGGRIFCFDASKTSIEACIEYLQEKVTLVNKLPAVKGCISYKDFSGET
- the cysD gene encoding sulfate adenylyltransferase subunit CysD, with amino-acid sequence MDHLTKLENKSIHILREAYANFKDLGMLWSIGKDSTVLLHLARKAFFGHVPFPLIHIDTNYKIPEMIAYRDNYAKKWKLDMIYGQNIEALQAKNTFPDGNCSRLECCKLLKTEALRDTLNGTGPRFRLNHETGEYEREKNPTAFTGVIVGVRSDEEGSRSKERYFSPRNQTNDWNIGEQPPEFWNQYKTDFAPGTHVRIHPLLDWTELDLWEYIQRENIPMVSLYFDQGEGKRYRSLGCGPCTLAVESTASTVEEIVEELRTGKFSNIAERSGRAQDKEDGGGLEELRKAGYM
- the bioF gene encoding 8-amino-7-oxononanoate synthase; protein product: MRFIDEYLKDIKDRGLYREFKFFSGPQSKYISIRDRKVLLMASNNYLDLCNDDRLKEAAEAAIRTYGVGSGGSRLTTGSYELHDQLEKKIADFKNTEAAILFNTGYMANIGTITAIADKEWTLFSDALNHASIIDGCRLSGAKIVVYKHCDMEDLQKKIKAYEGNKRLIVTDGVFSMDGDIAPLDKIIALAKENNILTMVDDAHGTGVLGDNGTGCVEYFNFKEQVDIQVGTLSKALASEGGFVVGSKSLVTYLRHKARSFIYSTALSPATIAVSLCSLDIVKNEKNKRIRLLENAQWFQGELRKLGFRVLESNTAIIPLIIGSAEKATKLSEKLFKKGIFITAIRPPTVPEDTSRLRITLMATHSREELKHVLDSLKEAGMELGII